The Henckelia pumila isolate YLH828 chromosome 2, ASM3356847v2, whole genome shotgun sequence genome includes a window with the following:
- the LOC140877213 gene encoding putative inactive disease susceptibility protein LOV1 produces the protein MENVAKTQMTLKGIYDFKDQGSSRNTYDTRGWLKLTDDGLMVISLVGMGGLGKTTLVKKVYDDALVKANFDSHVWVTVSENFNLERVLRDMINQLAHEVKLQPPQNLEAMDANKMKEYVYKFLKDKTYMVVLDEVWKIEVWESIRYVFPRKSACGHIIITTRSYNIGNAACSETCGHKGK, from the exons aTGGAAAACGTTGCCAAGACTCAGATGACATTGAAAGGGATTTATGATTTCAAGGATCAAGGATCAAGCAGAAATACGTATGACACTCGAG GGTGGCTGAAGCTTACTGATGATGGGCTTATGGTCATTTCATTGGTTGGCATGGGTGGGTTGGGCAAAACGACCCTCGTTAAAAAGGTCTATGATGATGCATTGGTGAAGGCCAATTTTGATAGCCATGTGTGGGTTACGGTTTCAGAAAATTTCAACTTAGAGCGTGTTTTGCGAGACATGATTAACCAGCTTGCTCATGAAGTCAAGCTACAACCGCCTCAAAATCTGGAAGCAATGGATGCTAATAAAATGAAAGAATATGTTTATAAGTTTCTCAAGGATAAAACTTACATGGTTGTCCTAGATGAAGTTTGGAAAATCGAAGTATGGGAATCCATCAGGTATGTGTTTCCAAGGAAGAGTGCTTGTGGCCACATCATCATCACGACTCGCTCATACAACATAGGCAACGCTGCATGTAGCGAGACCTGTGGCCACAAGGGGAAGTAA